The Desulfovibrio oxyclinae DSM 11498 genomic interval TTCTTGTCCTGATCATCGCCGGGAGTTGGAAGACCTACCAGAAAGCCGGTGAGCCGGGCTGGGCGGTGCTGATTCCGTTCTACAACCTCTGGGTGCTGCTTCGCATCGTGGACAGGCCCGGATGGTGGTTCATCATGTTCCTGATCCCGCTGGTGAATCTGGTCTT includes:
- a CDS encoding DUF5684 domain-containing protein produces the protein METLFQLAVLVLIIAGSWKTYQKAGEPGWAVLIPFYNLWVLLRIVDRPGWWFIMFLIPLVNLVFMLLTFIDLSRRFGMPAVFSVGLFLLPFVFWPILGFGNSRYNSLAM